The Chryseobacterium nakagawai genome has a segment encoding these proteins:
- a CDS encoding YwqG family protein, which translates to MDNRIQEIKDKIERPATEFFTGGFRPLNVLEESWIGRVFAYAEDEEIPLDKNGDPMMPLIQFYLPNQPFVPELIKDKKLITVFISHDFPEMLEKMGDNWVIREYDNLENIVIKDLQSPVSYLKPFPLRSELYPKDAPLWDGGGIEDIDYNLISEIVKLERKGHFNSYFDIIKHCYSTKLGGYPSFCQPGIGFKDGFGDGFEFVFQVSSDNKAHLNVIDSGSFMFAKNKETGEWSLYYDFY; encoded by the coding sequence ATGGATAACAGAATTCAGGAAATTAAAGATAAAATAGAAAGGCCTGCTACAGAATTTTTTACTGGTGGTTTCAGACCTCTGAACGTATTAGAAGAATCATGGATCGGGCGGGTATTTGCCTATGCTGAAGATGAAGAGATTCCTTTGGATAAAAATGGAGATCCTATGATGCCGCTTATCCAGTTCTATCTTCCCAACCAGCCTTTTGTACCGGAACTGATAAAGGATAAAAAATTAATTACTGTATTTATCTCCCATGACTTTCCGGAAATGCTTGAAAAAATGGGTGACAATTGGGTTATTCGGGAATATGATAATTTGGAGAATATTGTCATCAAGGATTTGCAAAGTCCGGTTTCTTATTTAAAACCATTTCCCTTACGCTCCGAATTATATCCTAAAGATGCCCCTTTATGGGATGGTGGCGGAATTGAAGATATAGATTACAACTTAATCTCTGAAATTGTTAAACTTGAAAGAAAAGGGCATTTCAACAGCTATTTTGACATCATTAAGCACTGTTATAGTACTAAATTGGGTGGTTACCCATCATTCTGTCAGCCCGGCATTGGTTTCAAAGATGGGTTTGGAGATGGGTTTGAATTTGTTTTTCAGGTGTCTTCAGATAATAAAGCGCATTTGAATGTGATTGACAGTGGAAGCTTTATGTTTGCGAAGAATAAAGAGACTGGAGAGTGGAGTTTGTATTATGATTTTTATTGA
- a CDS encoding GNAT family protein, which yields MERIGLRKEGHFVKSLFWKNNWVDDVIYAVLREEWIKK from the coding sequence ATGGAAAGAATTGGTTTAAGAAAAGAAGGGCATTTTGTAAAAAGCCTTTTCTGGAAGAATAATTGGGTAGATGATGTGATTTATGCGGTTCTTCGAGAAGAATGGATTAAAAAATAA
- a CDS encoding HAD hydrolase-like protein: protein MENSFNSLFDFLLKINNASVLFFDMDDTLIYTNFANYLSYYEAIKRVVTTKINIPSYNPKERFNRNNIYSFLPNLNPSQYKDIINVKKQIYPQYLCETILNTTIADILKLYYNTNRIVLVTNSSKERAKKTLEYHKISNLFTEKIYQEELERKDINKYKNAINTLKIKPSSILVFENEKTEIVSAELAGIPKENIFNI, encoded by the coding sequence ATGGAAAATAGTTTCAATTCATTATTTGATTTTCTTTTGAAAATTAATAATGCATCTGTATTATTTTTTGACATGGATGATACGTTAATATATACAAACTTTGCTAACTATTTATCATATTATGAAGCCATTAAAAGAGTAGTTACAACAAAAATAAATATACCATCATATAATCCTAAAGAAAGGTTTAATAGAAATAATATTTATTCTTTTTTACCTAATCTAAATCCATCACAATACAAAGATATTATTAATGTAAAAAAACAAATATATCCACAATATTTATGCGAAACAATATTAAATACTACTATAGCAGATATATTAAAGCTATATTATAATACTAATCGAATTGTTTTGGTTACAAATTCTAGCAAAGAAAGAGCAAAAAAAACTTTAGAATACCATAAAATTTCAAATCTTTTTACTGAAAAAATTTATCAAGAAGAATTAGAAAGAAAGGATATTAATAAATATAAAAATGCTATAAATACATTAAAAATAAAACCGAGCTCTATACTAGTTTTTGAAAATGAAAAAACAGAAATTGTTTCTGCAGAATTAGCAGGAATACCTAAAGAAAATATATTCAATATTTAA